A portion of the Gammaproteobacteria bacterium genome contains these proteins:
- a CDS encoding PadR family transcriptional regulator: MNEQAPPGDQEFDAQGFAREIHELLVFAALREGPRHGYQIALDVEAHSNGIFRFRHGTLYPILHRMEANGLILGRWSSGTGRRRKVYSLTDIGRRHLSGETDRVQEILSGLTRMLRRAREASA; the protein is encoded by the coding sequence ATGAACGAGCAAGCTCCTCCCGGCGACCAGGAATTCGACGCGCAGGGCTTTGCCCGGGAAATCCACGAGCTGTTGGTCTTCGCTGCTCTGCGGGAGGGCCCAAGGCACGGCTACCAGATCGCCTTGGATGTGGAAGCGCACAGCAATGGGATCTTCCGGTTCCGACACGGTACCCTGTACCCGATCCTGCACCGGATGGAGGCGAATGGGCTCATCCTGGGCCGTTGGTCGAGCGGGACTGGCCGGAGGAGGAAGGTATACTCGCTCACCGACATCGGTCGCAGGCACCTCAGCGGAGAAACGGACCGGGTTCAGGAGATCTTGTCTGGACTCACGCGGATGCTTCGCCGTGCGCGGGAGGCCTCGGCGTGA
- the polA gene encoding DNA polymerase I yields the protein MNPPTLFLIDAYALIYQSFFAFANRPLTNSRGENTSAEWGFLNYLIRIREEFAPDYLAVVFDAGSSQRKELYPEYKATREKMPEDLRESLGRIRSLLDALHHPVVEVEGFEADDVIASLAQRTLALKEDIEAVIVSGDKDFYQLLRPGLRLFRPARGGRAGTSAEWVDESNASKRFGVPPDRIIDYLALIGDTSDNVPGAPGIGPKTAVKLIDQYGDLDQILAHAEEVRAKRPRESLLDNADQIRLSRQLVTMLTDVDVNLDLDGLAVRAPDRERMRELLLELEFHTLLERFAGAPADDVSSRDEDVDYRMVLDEVGVDEVVREARAQGDVAVAVLTASPDPRRGSIAGIALSSLPGKARYLPLAHEPALDLEMGALAESAASASNLPALDSIGMAPLRDLLEDPGVRKTGHDLKHGMVALAEAGIALGGASFDTMVASYLLEPELRGHELETLAANRLGLETARLKELVGTGKKEVPLTRVAPEKVLRYACERADCAGRLREHFRPRLEGHALDGLFRNVEMRLVPVLARMERNGVRIDPFFFSEMSRQLEHELGLVQEEIFREAGSEFNLNSTPQLRTVLFEDLGLPVIRKTKTGPSTAASVLEELEALGHPVPRLLMKYRRMEKLRSTYIDALPGLVHPRTGRIHTHFNQTVAATGRLSSSNPNLQNIPIRTRIGREIRKGFVAAPGHVLLTADYSQIELRILAHFSGDPAFVTAFREASDIHRQTAAVIFDVPVDEVSARMRDQAKTINFATLYGQGAFSLGRQLGIPQGEAKRFIDQYFERFSGVSTFLDEQVSLAKERGYVETLAGRRRYVPELASRNWNIRAHGERIARNTPIQGTAADVIKKAMIEVQQALDEAGSAAMMLLQVHDELVLEAPAAELEAVRDMVVSHMENASALEVPLVVDTGTGESWFQCKG from the coding sequence ATGAACCCGCCCACCCTCTTCCTGATCGACGCCTACGCGCTCATCTACCAGTCGTTCTTCGCCTTCGCCAACCGGCCCCTCACCAACTCCAGGGGCGAGAACACGTCCGCGGAGTGGGGCTTCCTCAACTACCTGATCCGGATCCGGGAAGAGTTCGCGCCCGATTATCTCGCTGTGGTCTTCGACGCCGGTTCGAGTCAGCGCAAGGAACTCTATCCCGAGTACAAGGCAACGCGCGAAAAGATGCCCGAGGACCTGCGCGAGAGCCTGGGCCGCATCCGGTCGCTGCTGGATGCCCTCCATCATCCCGTGGTCGAAGTCGAGGGATTCGAGGCGGACGACGTGATCGCATCCCTGGCGCAGCGCACCCTCGCGCTCAAGGAGGATATCGAGGCCGTCATCGTTTCGGGGGACAAGGACTTCTACCAGCTACTGCGCCCGGGCCTGAGGCTGTTCCGGCCCGCGCGCGGGGGACGCGCCGGCACCTCGGCGGAGTGGGTCGACGAGTCGAACGCGAGCAAGCGCTTCGGGGTCCCTCCCGATCGCATCATCGACTACCTGGCACTGATCGGAGACACCTCGGACAACGTGCCCGGAGCGCCGGGCATCGGGCCCAAGACGGCGGTCAAGCTCATCGACCAGTATGGAGACCTGGATCAGATTCTCGCGCACGCGGAGGAAGTGCGGGCCAAGCGCCCGCGCGAGTCCCTGCTCGACAACGCAGACCAGATCCGGCTGTCCAGGCAGCTTGTGACGATGCTCACCGACGTGGACGTGAACCTCGACCTCGACGGCCTGGCCGTGCGTGCTCCGGACCGCGAGCGGATGCGCGAGCTGCTGCTGGAACTCGAGTTTCACACCCTCCTGGAGCGCTTTGCCGGCGCGCCGGCAGATGATGTGTCGTCCAGGGACGAGGACGTCGACTACCGGATGGTGCTCGACGAGGTGGGAGTCGACGAAGTGGTCAGGGAAGCGCGGGCGCAGGGCGACGTGGCGGTCGCCGTGCTCACCGCGTCCCCCGATCCGCGGCGCGGATCCATCGCGGGGATCGCCCTCTCGAGCCTGCCGGGGAAGGCTCGCTACCTCCCTCTGGCCCACGAGCCTGCCCTCGATCTCGAGATGGGGGCGCTGGCGGAGTCCGCGGCGTCGGCGAGCAATCTTCCGGCGCTCGACTCGATTGGCATGGCCCCGCTCCGCGATCTGCTCGAGGATCCCGGAGTGCGCAAGACCGGTCACGACCTGAAACACGGGATGGTCGCGCTGGCGGAGGCCGGCATCGCACTCGGCGGGGCTTCGTTCGACACCATGGTGGCGTCCTATCTTCTCGAGCCCGAGCTCCGGGGCCACGAACTGGAAACGCTGGCGGCGAACCGCCTCGGCCTCGAGACCGCCCGGCTCAAGGAACTGGTCGGCACGGGGAAGAAGGAGGTTCCCCTGACCCGGGTCGCGCCCGAGAAAGTGCTCCGCTACGCCTGCGAGCGCGCCGACTGCGCAGGACGCCTGCGCGAACATTTCCGGCCCAGACTCGAGGGACACGCCCTGGACGGCCTGTTTCGGAATGTGGAGATGCGCTTGGTGCCGGTGCTGGCGCGCATGGAGCGAAACGGAGTCCGCATCGATCCGTTCTTCTTCAGCGAGATGAGCCGGCAGCTTGAGCATGAGCTGGGGCTGGTGCAGGAGGAGATCTTCCGGGAAGCCGGATCCGAATTCAATCTCAATTCGACGCCCCAGCTGCGAACCGTGCTCTTCGAGGATCTGGGGCTCCCGGTCATCCGCAAGACCAAGACGGGGCCGTCGACAGCCGCCTCGGTGCTGGAGGAGCTCGAGGCGCTCGGCCACCCGGTCCCGCGGCTGCTGATGAAGTATCGCCGCATGGAGAAGCTGCGCAGCACCTACATCGATGCCCTCCCGGGGCTCGTCCATCCGCGCACCGGGCGCATTCATACGCACTTCAACCAGACGGTGGCGGCGACCGGCCGGCTGTCTTCCAGCAACCCCAACCTCCAGAACATCCCCATTCGCACCCGGATCGGACGGGAGATCCGCAAGGGCTTCGTGGCCGCCCCGGGACACGTTCTGCTGACCGCGGACTACTCCCAGATCGAGTTGCGCATCCTGGCGCACTTCTCGGGCGATCCCGCGTTCGTGACCGCGTTCCGCGAAGCCAGCGACATCCACCGCCAGACCGCCGCCGTGATCTTCGACGTGCCCGTGGACGAGGTGAGCGCGCGAATGCGCGACCAGGCGAAAACGATCAACTTCGCCACCCTGTACGGACAGGGAGCCTTCTCCCTGGGACGCCAGCTGGGCATTCCGCAAGGCGAGGCGAAGCGCTTCATCGACCAGTACTTCGAGCGTTTCAGCGGCGTGAGCACCTTCCTTGACGAGCAGGTCTCGCTGGCGAAGGAACGGGGCTACGTCGAGACGCTCGCGGGGCGGCGCCGCTACGTGCCCGAGCTGGCCTCGCGCAACTGGAACATCCGTGCGCACGGGGAGCGGATCGCGCGCAACACACCCATCCAGGGTACGGCCGCGGATGTCATCAAGAAGGCGATGATCGAGGTTCAGCAGGCCCTGGACGAAGCCGGCTCGGCGGCGATGATGCTCCTTCAGGTGCACGACGAGCTGGTGCTCGAGGCACCCGCCGCGGAGCTGGAGGCGGTGCGCGACATGGTGGTGTCGCACATGGAAAACGCGAGCGCGCTCGAGGTGCCGCTGGTGGTAGATACCGGCACCGGCGAAAGCTGGTTCCAGTGCAAGGGCTGA
- a CDS encoding error-prone DNA polymerase — protein sequence MEGGSTTWKGGYVELQVTSNFSFLRGASQPEELVERAHALGYRALALTDRNTLAGVVRAHHAAREMELRFIPGARLDLEDGPSLLCLPVSRKGYGRLARLITRGRRRAPKGECRLVREDVVEAAGEQIFVALPPEVPGPGFADRLAWYRERLDAPLFLAATCSHRGNDIRRLTALASLSETERVPLVATGDVHQHIPERRRLHDLLTCIRERCTIDSAGWRLAANAERHLKSPAQMAALFRGHPRALANAVEIAERCRFSLGELRYEYPEEVVGEGRTPQRELEILTWEGAARRYPGGIPSRVRATLEHELALIDELEFAPYFLTVADIVRTARGLGILCQGRGSAANSAVCYCLEITSVDPDRIDLLFERFISAERGEVPDIDVDFEHERREEVIQYIYRKYGRERAGLAATVVTYRVRSALRDTGRAMGLSKDTVDRLLSMASVWSKPVDEERAREEGFDPTDRRLRLTLQLARELYGFPRHLSQHTGGFVISRGPLCEIVPIENAAMDDRTVIEWNKDDLEALGLIKVDVLGLGMLSCIRRSFELLEAHYGVRHTLGDVPSEDPEVYGMIQRADTIGVFQIESRAQMAMLPRLKPATFYDLVIEVAIVRPGPIQGDMVHPYLRRRRGVEPVEYPSMELREVLGKTLGVPLFQEQAMKIAIVGAGFSPAEADQLRRAMASFRNYGTIHRFRDKFVDGMVERGYDREFAERCFRQIEGFGDYGFPESHAASFALLVYISSWLKHHYPEVFACALLNSQPMGFYAPAQIVGDARRHGVEVRPVDVNHSEWDCTLEPVRSPPGSHPAGRNGSRPRPRMALRLGLRQIRGLREEDATRIVTAREEGYRSPADLRRRAGTRPAVLTRLARADAFTSTGLDCRQAAWAIASLDQAEPLPLFDPPGEAELPRPEPALPAMTAGEQVVADYRTTGLSLKQHPTALLRERLADRGVRPASHLEELPAGTRVTVAGIVLVRQRPGTAGRIVFVTLEDETGSSNLVVFPSVQERCRRALLTARLMVCRGRLQKEQGVIHVIADHIDSLNDWLDGLAGRPPQRSSAGPVAPGAITGGAFVGRGRFFH from the coding sequence GTGGAGGGAGGTTCGACGACCTGGAAGGGCGGCTACGTGGAACTGCAGGTCACCAGCAACTTCTCGTTCCTGCGCGGCGCCTCCCAGCCCGAGGAGCTGGTGGAGCGGGCGCATGCGCTGGGATACCGCGCCCTGGCGCTCACCGACCGCAACACCCTGGCGGGGGTCGTGCGCGCCCACCACGCCGCCCGCGAGATGGAACTGCGCTTCATCCCCGGAGCCCGCCTCGACCTCGAGGACGGGCCGTCCCTGCTCTGCCTGCCCGTCTCCAGGAAGGGCTACGGCCGTCTGGCCCGCCTGATCACCCGAGGGCGCAGGCGCGCCCCCAAGGGGGAGTGTCGGCTCGTGCGCGAGGATGTCGTGGAAGCGGCCGGGGAGCAGATCTTCGTTGCCCTGCCGCCGGAAGTTCCCGGTCCCGGGTTCGCCGACCGGCTGGCGTGGTACCGGGAGCGGCTGGACGCACCTCTCTTCCTGGCCGCCACCTGCAGCCATCGGGGCAACGACATCCGCCGCCTGACCGCTCTCGCATCCCTCTCAGAGACGGAGCGCGTGCCCTTGGTCGCGACCGGCGACGTGCACCAGCACATCCCCGAGCGGCGCCGGCTCCACGACCTGCTCACCTGCATCCGCGAGCGCTGCACCATCGACAGCGCCGGCTGGCGCCTCGCGGCCAACGCGGAACGCCATCTCAAGTCCCCCGCGCAGATGGCCGCCCTCTTCCGCGGTCATCCCCGTGCCCTGGCCAATGCGGTGGAGATCGCCGAACGCTGCCGCTTCTCTCTCGGAGAGCTGCGCTACGAATACCCCGAGGAGGTGGTCGGCGAAGGCCGCACGCCCCAGCGGGAACTGGAGATTCTGACCTGGGAGGGCGCGGCCCGGCGCTATCCCGGGGGCATCCCCTCCAGGGTGCGGGCGACCCTCGAACACGAACTGGCGCTCATCGACGAACTGGAGTTCGCCCCGTACTTCCTCACCGTCGCCGACATCGTCCGGACCGCCCGCGGCCTGGGCATCCTGTGCCAGGGGCGCGGCTCGGCCGCCAACTCGGCGGTGTGCTACTGCCTGGAGATCACCTCGGTCGATCCGGACCGCATCGACCTGTTGTTCGAGCGCTTCATCTCCGCCGAGCGCGGCGAGGTGCCCGACATCGACGTGGATTTCGAGCACGAGCGCCGCGAGGAGGTCATCCAGTACATTTATCGCAAGTACGGCCGGGAGCGGGCCGGGCTGGCCGCGACGGTGGTGACCTACCGCGTGCGCAGCGCGTTGCGCGACACCGGCAGGGCCATGGGGCTGAGCAAGGACACGGTCGACCGGCTGCTCTCCATGGCTTCGGTGTGGTCGAAGCCGGTGGACGAGGAGCGCGCCCGCGAGGAAGGGTTCGATCCGACGGACCGGCGCCTGCGCCTGACCCTTCAGTTGGCCCGGGAACTGTACGGCTTCCCCCGCCATCTGTCCCAGCACACGGGCGGGTTCGTCATTTCCCGCGGGCCGCTGTGCGAGATCGTTCCCATCGAGAACGCCGCCATGGACGACCGCACGGTGATCGAGTGGAACAAGGACGATCTCGAGGCGCTGGGGCTCATCAAGGTGGACGTGCTGGGCCTCGGCATGCTCTCCTGCATCCGGCGCTCCTTCGAATTGCTGGAAGCGCACTACGGCGTCCGCCACACCCTGGGGGACGTGCCCTCGGAGGATCCGGAGGTGTACGGGATGATCCAGCGGGCGGACACGATCGGCGTGTTCCAGATCGAGAGCCGGGCGCAGATGGCGATGCTCCCCCGGCTGAAGCCGGCCACCTTCTACGACCTGGTCATCGAAGTGGCGATCGTGCGGCCGGGGCCCATCCAGGGGGACATGGTCCACCCCTACCTGCGCCGGCGGAGGGGCGTCGAGCCGGTGGAGTATCCCTCCATGGAGTTGCGTGAGGTGCTGGGGAAGACTTTGGGCGTGCCCCTTTTCCAGGAGCAGGCGATGAAGATCGCCATCGTCGGGGCCGGATTCAGCCCGGCCGAAGCCGACCAGCTGCGCCGGGCCATGGCCAGCTTTCGCAACTACGGCACCATCCATCGCTTCCGCGACAAGTTCGTGGATGGGATGGTGGAGAGGGGGTATGACCGGGAGTTCGCCGAGCGCTGCTTCAGGCAGATCGAGGGGTTCGGCGACTACGGCTTTCCGGAGAGCCATGCGGCCAGCTTCGCGCTCCTGGTCTACATCTCCTCGTGGCTGAAGCACCATTACCCGGAGGTCTTCGCCTGCGCCCTCCTCAACAGCCAGCCCATGGGCTTCTACGCGCCCGCACAGATCGTGGGCGATGCGCGCAGGCACGGGGTGGAGGTGCGCCCCGTGGATGTCAACCACTCGGAGTGGGACTGCACTCTGGAGCCGGTGCGTTCGCCACCGGGCTCGCATCCGGCGGGGCGGAATGGATCGCGCCCACGGCCGCGCATGGCGTTGCGGCTGGGACTGCGCCAGATCCGCGGTCTGAGGGAAGAGGATGCCACCCGCATCGTGACGGCCCGGGAGGAGGGGTATCGTTCCCCGGCCGACCTGCGGCGGCGGGCAGGGACCCGTCCGGCCGTCCTGACGCGCCTGGCCAGGGCCGATGCCTTCACCTCCACCGGGCTGGACTGCCGCCAGGCCGCCTGGGCGATCGCCTCCCTGGACCAGGCGGAGCCGCTGCCGCTCTTCGATCCGCCCGGCGAGGCGGAGCTGCCCCGCCCGGAACCGGCCCTGCCCGCCATGACCGCCGGCGAGCAGGTGGTGGCCGACTACCGCACCACCGGGCTGTCCCTCAAACAGCACCCCACCGCCCTGCTGAGGGAGCGCCTGGCCGACCGGGGGGTGCGCCCGGCCAGCCACCTGGAAGAACTCCCCGCCGGGACGCGCGTCACCGTCGCCGGCATCGTGCTGGTCCGCCAGCGGCCGGGCACGGCGGGCAGGATCGTGTTCGTGACCCTGGAGGACGAGACCGGATCCTCCAACCTGGTGGTGTTTCCCTCGGTCCAGGAACGTTGCCGCCGCGCCCTGCTCACCGCGCGCCTGATGGTCTGCCGCGGCCGGCTCCAGAAGGAACAAGGAGTGATCCATGTGATCGCCGACCACATCGATTCCCTCAACGACTGGCTGGACGGCCTGGCCGGAAGGCCGCCGCAACGCTCGTCGGCTGGCCCGGTTGCGCCGGGAGCGATTACAGGGGGTGCGTTCGTGGGCAGGGGGCGGTTCTTCCACTGA
- a CDS encoding DNA polymerase Y family protein, with protein MGVFSTPRRIVAAWFPWWPAERLAWRCPEARTRPFATIGEQRGRLVIEAVNPRAAEAGLAPGMPLADGRAIVPDVIAHPADPAADAHALKRLARWADGFTPRVMPAGADGLFLDVGGCTHLHGGEVALMTALGAGLGGLGLTSRLALAGTPGAAWALARHGEESGAIVSRSTGPDEVKEALAGLPVAALRLEADVVEALASFGLDRIGALYPFDPGALAKRFGPAPRRRLEQALGFVEEPVISLPPPPPREARRAFAEPISTVDAIHAAVEALLEELCRNLSRAGEGVRRMRLVCHRGDGARSVLVAGTSRPLRRSRLLMNLFAGKLERINPGFGIEEMVLSAEVVEVVEEEQEDWFAQAEAAAAGRGGWTGGKNGAGGREELAALLDRLGNRFGFGSVACPVPRQSWLPERAVELREPLAAPRRQGPDWPGGRCRPLRLLSPPERVEAVARESGGVEPVGAPAFFRWRGRRHRLCAAEGPERLECEWWLEDAPSRDYYLAEDEEGRRYWLFCERSRDPAALPRWFLHGFFA; from the coding sequence ATGGGCGTTTTTTCCACCCCCCGCCGCATTGTCGCCGCCTGGTTCCCCTGGTGGCCGGCGGAGAGGCTGGCCTGGCGCTGTCCCGAGGCACGCACCCGACCCTTCGCGACCATCGGCGAGCAGCGGGGGCGGCTGGTGATCGAGGCGGTCAACCCGCGCGCGGCGGAGGCGGGGCTGGCGCCGGGCATGCCCCTGGCCGACGGGCGGGCCATCGTGCCCGATGTGATCGCCCACCCGGCCGATCCGGCCGCCGACGCCCATGCGCTGAAGCGGCTGGCCCGGTGGGCGGACGGCTTCACCCCCCGGGTCATGCCGGCCGGCGCGGACGGGCTCTTCCTCGATGTCGGGGGGTGCACGCATCTCCATGGCGGCGAAGTGGCGCTGATGACGGCACTGGGGGCGGGGCTGGGGGGGCTGGGGCTCACCTCTCGGCTGGCGCTCGCCGGCACGCCCGGGGCGGCCTGGGCGCTGGCCCGCCACGGCGAGGAGTCCGGGGCCATCGTGTCCCGGTCCACGGGTCCGGACGAGGTGAAGGAGGCGCTGGCCGGGCTCCCCGTCGCCGCACTGCGGCTCGAAGCCGATGTCGTGGAAGCGCTGGCCTCCTTCGGCCTGGACAGGATCGGAGCCCTCTACCCCTTCGACCCCGGGGCGCTGGCGAAGAGGTTCGGCCCCGCCCCGCGCCGCCGCCTGGAACAGGCCCTCGGCTTCGTCGAAGAGCCGGTCATCTCTCTTCCGCCTCCGCCTCCGCGCGAGGCACGCCGTGCCTTTGCGGAGCCGATCTCGACAGTGGACGCCATCCACGCGGCGGTGGAAGCCCTGCTGGAGGAGCTGTGCCGGAACCTGAGCCGGGCAGGCGAGGGCGTGCGGCGCATGCGGCTCGTCTGCCACCGGGGAGATGGAGCGCGTTCCGTTCTGGTGGCGGGTACCAGCCGGCCTCTGCGCCGCTCAAGGCTCCTGATGAACCTGTTCGCGGGGAAGCTGGAGCGGATCAACCCGGGTTTCGGCATCGAGGAGATGGTGTTGTCCGCCGAGGTGGTCGAGGTCGTCGAGGAGGAGCAGGAGGACTGGTTCGCGCAGGCCGAAGCGGCAGCGGCGGGACGTGGCGGATGGACCGGAGGAAAGAACGGAGCGGGCGGTCGCGAGGAGCTGGCCGCCCTCCTCGACCGGCTGGGGAACCGCTTCGGGTTCGGAAGCGTCGCCTGTCCGGTCCCGCGCCAGAGCTGGCTGCCCGAGCGCGCGGTCGAACTCCGCGAACCCCTGGCCGCACCCCGGAGGCAAGGCCCGGACTGGCCGGGGGGGCGCTGCCGGCCGCTCCGGCTGCTGTCTCCCCCGGAACGGGTGGAGGCCGTAGCCCGCGAATCCGGCGGAGTGGAGCCCGTGGGTGCGCCGGCCTTCTTCCGCTGGCGCGGACGGAGGCACAGGCTGTGCGCGGCCGAGGGGCCCGAGCGGCTGGAGTGCGAATGGTGGCTGGAGGACGCCCCTTCCCGCGACTACTACCTGGCCGAAGACGAGGAAGGGCGGCGCTACTGGCTCTTCTGCGAGCGGTCCCGCGACCCCGCCGCCCTGCCCCGCTGGTTCCTGCACGGGTTCTTCGCGTGA
- a CDS encoding RNA polymerase sigma factor RpoD/SigA, with amino-acid sequence MFSSSRGLDSFDQYLQDVEKYPLIRDPEEERELARRARTGDMEAAERLVTANLRFVISYVKKYQGRGLGLAELVCIGNEGLLKAVKKFDPDKGVKFISYAVWWIRQTVLQALAEQTRSVRIPLNQNSNLAKLARTDTALTQELGRSPTDQEIAKEMQEPVETIRALRRVAATELSLDAPIDRRDRDSSSFGERFAGVEAADIELDVEALARRAFMEDMFERYLTERERKILYLYYGLDDGEERTLEEIGVLLGVTRERIRQIRNRAFEKLRDSPHGDSLSGFWSAN; translated from the coding sequence ATGTTCTCATCCTCCCGTGGTCTGGATTCCTTCGATCAATACCTTCAGGACGTAGAGAAGTACCCGCTCATCCGGGATCCCGAAGAAGAGCGCGAGCTGGCGCGGCGCGCCCGGACCGGGGACATGGAGGCGGCCGAGCGGCTGGTGACCGCGAACCTCCGCTTCGTCATTTCCTACGTCAAGAAGTACCAGGGCCGTGGCCTCGGCCTCGCCGAACTGGTGTGCATCGGCAACGAGGGCCTGCTGAAGGCGGTCAAGAAGTTCGATCCCGACAAGGGGGTCAAGTTCATCAGCTACGCGGTCTGGTGGATCCGGCAGACCGTCCTGCAGGCGCTGGCCGAACAGACCCGTTCGGTGCGCATCCCGCTCAACCAGAACTCCAACCTCGCCAAGCTGGCGCGCACCGACACCGCGCTGACCCAGGAGCTGGGCCGCTCTCCCACCGATCAGGAGATCGCCAAGGAGATGCAGGAGCCCGTCGAAACCATCCGCGCGCTGCGCCGGGTGGCCGCGACCGAACTCAGCCTGGACGCCCCCATCGACCGTCGCGACCGGGACAGCTCGAGCTTCGGCGAACGCTTCGCCGGCGTGGAAGCCGCGGACATCGAACTGGATGTGGAGGCGCTGGCGCGCCGGGCCTTCATGGAGGACATGTTCGAGAGGTACCTGACGGAACGCGAACGAAAGATCCTCTACCTCTATTACGGCCTGGACGACGGCGAGGAGCGCACGCTCGAGGAGATCGGCGTGCTGCTGGGGGTCACGCGCGAACGGATTCGCCAGATTCGCAACCGCGCCTTCGAAAAGTTGCGCGACAGCCCGCACGGGGATTCGCTGTCCGGTTTCTGGAGCGCGAACTGA
- the ssb gene encoding single-stranded DNA-binding protein encodes MSRSVNKVILIGNVGRDPDVHETQGRKKVAHFSLATNQRIRRGPNDVEERTDWHRITVWNRTAQFVEDFVRKGDRVYVEGRLEYDSYERDGITIPTADVTARELVLLTQRSED; translated from the coding sequence ATGAGCCGGTCGGTCAACAAGGTAATCCTGATCGGGAATGTCGGGCGGGATCCGGACGTCCACGAGACCCAGGGACGCAAGAAGGTGGCGCACTTTTCGCTCGCCACCAACCAGCGGATCCGCCGCGGTCCGAACGACGTGGAGGAGCGGACGGACTGGCACCGGATCACCGTGTGGAACAGAACCGCCCAGTTCGTCGAGGACTTCGTGCGGAAGGGAGACCGGGTGTATGTGGAGGGCCGGCTCGAGTACGACTCCTATGAGCGGGACGGCATCACCATTCCCACGGCCGATGTGACCGCGCGGGAGCTGGTGCTGCTCACGCAGCGGAGCGAGGACTAG
- a CDS encoding MotA/TolQ/ExbB proton channel family protein, with amino-acid sequence MTAMEAFEALGIIRWPITFSLLAIVALAQWSLQLVRPSAMPDRHAKTWIDSILFWGGFAAISGVLGTLVGIITAAQAIETIEGFSGTLVWGGIKVALLSSAFGTLVLAIASLLWFGLQLRWRFLIAEHTGDPA; translated from the coding sequence ATGACCGCGATGGAAGCCTTCGAAGCCCTCGGCATCATCCGCTGGCCCATCACCTTCTCGCTGCTGGCCATCGTCGCACTGGCGCAGTGGTCGCTCCAGCTTGTACGGCCAAGCGCCATGCCGGATCGGCACGCCAAGACCTGGATCGATTCCATCCTGTTCTGGGGAGGATTTGCCGCCATCAGCGGCGTGCTGGGCACGCTGGTCGGCATTATCACCGCCGCTCAGGCTATCGAGACCATTGAGGGATTCTCAGGCACTTTGGTCTGGGGCGGCATAAAGGTCGCGCTCCTCAGTTCGGCGTTCGGCACCCTGGTTCTGGCCATTGCTTCCCTTCTTTGGTTCGGGCTGCAGCTGCGCTGGCGCTTCCTCATCGCGGAACACACCGGCGATCCCGCATGA
- a CDS encoding 6-bladed beta-propeller: MTIIDNDGPDEMLGIRAMQTVDLIPPDSALTAVPWGVAADPMTSRIYVADWTGQRVVAFDASGAYADSYGREGDGPGEFQNPSAVHMDPRGVLTVWDAGRQMLSSWSNEGELLNEQRPELTYWGPGFAMGSDWLATVTSSTSGTVTEQRLVVGRGQTTTTLHEVPMELAVMEFGGGSFPGPKVLAPSVIWTHRGDSILFLNGPGYRIDKHAGGSVVASIRRSVDPIEVTTQMAVRGAEFGAGPYGSFMRRFGLEAEDIVNAVGYEERVSPVLATVAAPGGQLWVTRTTDGMTPRFIDIFDSSGEYTGSFEAPAVPVAFPSDSVFAGLRLEDTGETIISLYRLVDVDSQRRQSQS, encoded by the coding sequence GTGACCATCATCGACAACGACGGCCCCGATGAAATGCTTGGCATCCGAGCCATGCAAACAGTCGATCTCATCCCCCCGGACAGCGCACTCACGGCGGTTCCGTGGGGTGTGGCCGCGGATCCGATGACAAGCCGGATCTACGTGGCGGACTGGACAGGGCAGAGAGTCGTGGCATTCGACGCTTCGGGAGCCTACGCGGACAGCTACGGACGCGAGGGGGACGGACCCGGAGAGTTTCAGAACCCATCTGCGGTCCACATGGACCCGCGCGGAGTTCTGACTGTCTGGGATGCCGGCCGGCAGATGCTGAGCAGCTGGTCGAACGAGGGAGAACTTCTGAACGAGCAGCGCCCGGAACTGACCTATTGGGGCCCGGGATTCGCGATGGGAAGCGATTGGCTCGCCACGGTGACGAGTTCCACTTCCGGGACGGTCACCGAGCAGCGACTCGTTGTTGGGAGAGGACAGACCACGACGACGCTGCACGAAGTCCCGATGGAACTGGCGGTCATGGAGTTCGGCGGCGGATCCTTTCCGGGACCCAAAGTGCTGGCTCCATCGGTTATCTGGACGCACAGGGGAGACTCCATCCTCTTCCTGAACGGGCCAGGCTACCGTATCGACAAGCATGCCGGTGGTTCGGTGGTGGCGAGCATCCGGCGGTCTGTGGATCCGATCGAGGTTACGACGCAGATGGCCGTGAGGGGTGCGGAGTTCGGTGCCGGTCCCTACGGAAGTTTCATGCGGCGCTTCGGGCTGGAGGCGGAGGATATCGTGAACGCGGTCGGATACGAGGAACGAGTTTCGCCCGTTCTGGCAACGGTCGCAGCTCCCGGAGGCCAGCTCTGGGTGACCCGCACCACCGACGGAATGACGCCTCGCTTCATCGACATCTTCGACTCCTCGGGAGAGTACACGGGCTCTTTCGAGGCACCCGCGGTTCCGGTTGCGTTTCCGTCCGACTCGGTCTTCGCGGGTCTTCGGTTGGAGGACACCGGAGAGACGATCATTTCGCTATACCGCTTGGTCGACGTGGATTCCCAAAGGAGGCAAAGCCAGTCATGA